A DNA window from Canis lupus dingo isolate Sandy chromosome 2, ASM325472v2, whole genome shotgun sequence contains the following coding sequences:
- the RNF19B gene encoding E3 ubiquitin-protein ligase RNF19B isoform X2, with product MGSEKDSESPRSTSLHAAAPDPKCRSGGRRRRLTFHSVFSASARGRRARAKPQAEPPPPAAPPPPAPVPAAAQAPPPEALPAEPAAEAEAEAAAAAAAAAAAAGPGFDDEEAAEGGGSGPEEVECPLCLVRLPPERAPRLLSCPHRSCRDCLRHYLRLEISESRVPISCPECSERLNPHDIRLLLADPPLMHKYEEFMLRRYLASDPDCRWCPAPDCGYAVIAYGCASCPKLTCEREGCQTEFCYHCKQIWHPNQTCDMARQQRAQTLRVRTKHTSGLSYGQESGPDDIKPCPRCSAYIIKMNDGSCNHMTCAVCGCEFCWLCMKEISDLHYLSPSGCTFWGKKPWSRKKKILWQLGTLIGAPVGISLIAGIAIPAMVIGIPVYVGRKIHSRYEGRKTSKHKRNLAITGGVTLSVIASPVIAAVSVGIGVPIMLAYVYGVVPISLCRGGGCGVSTANGKGVKIEFDEDDGPITVADAWRALKNPSIGESSIEGLTSVLSTSGSPTDGLSVMQGPYSETASFAALSGGTLSGGILSSGKGKYSRLEVQADVQKEIFPKDTASLGAISDNASTRAMAGSIISSYNPQDRECNNMEIQVDIEAKPSHYQLVSGSSTEDSLHVHAQMAENEEEGSGRGGSGSNEEDPSCKHQSCEQKDCLASKVWDISLAQPESIRSDLESSDTQSDDVPDITSDECGSPRSHTAACPSTPRAPGALSPSAHMNLSAPAEGKTILKPEDACSLSSWPVLYHNEEESGQQLGR from the exons ATGGGCTCTGAGAAGGACTCCGAGTCGCCGCGCTCTACATCTCTACACGCGGCCGCGCCCGACCCCAAGTGCCGCAGCGGCGGCCGGCGCCGGCGCCTCACCTTCCACAGTGTCTTCTCCGCCTcggcccgcggccgccgcgcccggGCCAAGCCGCAGGCCGAgccgccgcccccggccgccccgccgccgcccgccccggtCCCGGCCGcggcccaggccccgccgcccGAGGCGCTGCCCGCGGAGCCGGCAGccgaggcggaggcggaggccgcggcggcggcggcggcggcggcggcggcggccgggccggggtTCGACGATGAGGAGGCGGCGGAGGGCGGCGGCTCGGGCCCGGAGGAGGTGGAGTGCCCGCTCTGCCTGGTGCGGCTGCCTCCCGAGCGGGCCCCGCGCCTCCTCAGTTGCCCGCACCGCTCGTGCCGGGACTGCCTCCGCCACTACCTGCGCCTGGAGATCAGCGAGAGCCGGGTGCCCATCAGCTGCCCCGAGTGCAGCGAGCGACTCAACCCGCACGACATCCGCCTGCTGCTCGCCGACCCCCCGCTCATGCACAAGTACGAGGAGTTCATGCTGCGCCGCTACCTGGCCTCGGACCCCGACTGCCGCTGGTGCCCGGCCCCGGACTGCGG TTATGCTGTTATTGCCTATGGCTGTGCCAGCTGCCCAAAGCTGACCTGTGAGAGGGAAGGCTGCCAAACAGAGTTCTGCTACCACTGCAAACAAATATGGCATCCAAATCAGACATGCGATATGGCCCGTCAACAGAGGGCACAGACTTTGCGAGTACGGACCAAGCACACTTCAGGTCTCAGTTATGGACAAGAATCTGGACCAG ATGACATCAAGCCATGCCCACGATGTAGCGCTTACATTATCAAGATGAATGATGGAAGCTGTAATCATATGACCTGTGCAGTGTGTGGCTGTGAATTCTGTTGGCTTTGCATGAAAGAGATCTCAGACTTGCATTACCTCAG CCCCTCTGGCTGCACATTCTGGGGCAAGAAGCCGTGGAGCCGTAAGAAGAAAATTCTTTGGCAGCTGGGAACACTGATTGGTGCTCCAGTGGGGATTTCCCTCATTGCTGGCATTGCCATTCCTGCCATGGTCATCGGCATTCCTGTTTATGTTGGCAGGAAG aTACACAGCAGATATGAAGGAAGGAAAACCTCCAAACATAAGAGGAATTTGGCTATCACAGGAGGAGTGACTTTGTCAGTCATTGCATCCCCAGTTATTGCTGCGGTTAGTGTGG gtATTGGTGTCCCCATTATGCTGGCTTATGTGTATGGGGTTGTGCCCATTTCTCTCTGTCGTGGAGGTGGCTGTGGAGTTAGCACGGCCAACGGAAAGGGGGTGAAAATTGAATTTGATGAAGATGATGGTCCAATCACAG TGGCCGATGCCTGGCGAGCCCTCAAGAATCCCAGCATTGGGGAAAGCAGCATTGAAGGTCTGACTAGTGTATTGAGCACAAGTGGAAGCCCTACAGATGGACTCAGTGTTATGCAGGGTCCATACAGCGAAACAGCCAGCTTTGCAGCCCTCTCAGGGGGCACTCTGAGTGGTGGCATTCTTTCCAGTGGCAAGGGAAAATATAGCAG GTTAGAAGTCCAAGCCGATGTCCAAAAGGAAATTTTCCCCAAAGACACAGCCAGTCTTGGTGCAATTAGTGACAACGCAAGTACTCGTGCTATGGCCGGTTCCATAATCAGTTCCTACAACCCACAGGACAG AGAATGCAACAATATGGAAATCCAAGTGGACATTGAAGCCAAACCGAGCCACTATCAGCTGGTGAGTGGAAGCAGCACAGAGGACTCGCTCCATGTTCATGCTCAGATGGCAGAGAATGAAGAAGAAGGTAGTGGTCGTGGTGGCAGTGGCAGCAATGAAGAGGATCCTTCCTGCAAACACCAAAGCTGTGAACAGAAAGACTGCCTGGCCAGCAAAGTTTGGGATATCAGCCTGGCCCAGCCTGAGAGTATCCGTAGTGACCTGGAGAGCTCTGATACACAGTCAGACGATGTGCCAGACATCACCTCAGATGAGTGTGGCTCCCCTCGCTCCCATACGGCAGCCTGCCCCTCGACTCCCAGAGCCCCAGGTGCACTGAGCCCAAGTGCCCATATGAACCTCTCTGCCCCAGCCGAGGGGAAGACTATCTTGAAGCCAGAAG ATGCCTGCTCCTTGTCTTCCTGGCCTGTGCTTTACCACAATGAAGAGGAGTCTGGACAACAACTTGGAAGATGA